The Panacibacter microcysteis genome includes a window with the following:
- a CDS encoding sterol desaturase family protein has product MESIREQWLILISTPLYLFIIGLEILLTHLQHKKAYTIRDTFTNIYLMLLNGGIDLLFRVVTMAVWVWFYHYSNVAWHAPVAYWVWLVIAEDFIYYWLHRFDHEVRFFWATHVTHHSSQKINFTVGFRSSVFQPLYRFIYFIPLALCGFKPLDIAFVYSATQIWGIFVHTELIKKMGWLEYIFVTPSHHRVHHASNPKYLDKNMGMFLIIWDKMFGTFQAELPDNEYQPIKYGLTKNLENPNAVTIVFHEWQQLWKDIRRKDISFRDKWNYVFGPPGWSHDGSRQTSEQMRNLENTAGWNYDKADTKEDLQVAIAYAANNTEEKN; this is encoded by the coding sequence ATGGAAAGTATAAGAGAGCAATGGCTGATTCTTATTTCTACCCCCTTATATCTTTTTATTATAGGGCTTGAAATTCTGTTAACCCACCTGCAGCATAAAAAGGCTTACACAATCAGGGATACGTTTACCAATATTTACCTCATGTTGCTCAACGGTGGTATAGACCTGCTTTTCCGGGTGGTTACCATGGCGGTTTGGGTATGGTTTTATCATTATTCCAATGTTGCATGGCATGCGCCGGTTGCTTATTGGGTATGGCTGGTTATTGCAGAAGATTTTATTTATTACTGGCTGCACCGGTTCGATCATGAAGTGCGCTTTTTTTGGGCTACGCATGTTACACACCATAGTTCTCAAAAAATAAACTTTACAGTTGGTTTTCGTTCTTCCGTTTTTCAGCCTTTGTACCGGTTTATTTATTTTATACCACTGGCCTTGTGTGGGTTTAAACCCTTGGACATTGCTTTTGTGTATTCTGCAACACAGATATGGGGCATATTTGTACATACCGAACTCATTAAAAAAATGGGCTGGCTGGAGTATATTTTTGTAACACCTTCTCATCACAGGGTACATCACGCATCCAATCCCAAATACCTCGATAAAAACATGGGTATGTTTCTTATTATCTGGGACAAAATGTTTGGCACCTTCCAGGCTGAACTACCCGACAATGAATACCAGCCCATAAAGTACGGGTTAACCAAAAACCTGGAAAACCCCAATGCTGTAACCATTGTGTTTCATGAGTGGCAGCAACTGTGGAAAGATATCAGGCGTAAAGACATCAGTTTTAGAGATAAATGGAATTATGTTTTTGGTCCGCCGGGCTGGAGCCACGATGGCAGCAGGCAAACAAGCGAGCAGATGCGCAACCTGGAAAATACAGCAGGCTGGAACTATGACAAAGCAGATACAAAAGAAGACCTGCAGGTGGCAATAGCTTATGCTGCGAACAATACGGAAGAAAAAAATTAA
- a CDS encoding lysophospholipid acyltransferase family protein, protein MFLVLPFVLIASFFGVAGGNFVYRLCNLWARLWYGLIFIRHKETYEVPHDRKKQYIFVANHCSYMDIPALVRSLHQPIRVLGKYEMVNYPVFGWIYRAAAIVVDRSSPEKRAKSVRALKAALKHGISIFIFPEGTFNETSAPLKDFYDGAFRIAIETQTPIKPVLFIDTLDRMHWRGFFELTPGRCAAVYMDEIPVQGYTIKEMPALKQLVHQKMEAGLRRYRNYNVPTLQKAVD, encoded by the coding sequence ATGTTTTTGGTATTGCCATTTGTGCTCATTGCTTCTTTTTTTGGCGTAGCAGGTGGCAACTTTGTCTATCGCCTGTGCAATCTTTGGGCAAGGCTTTGGTACGGGCTGATTTTTATACGGCATAAAGAAACGTACGAGGTGCCGCACGACAGAAAAAAGCAATACATATTTGTGGCCAACCATTGCTCGTATATGGATATTCCTGCACTCGTACGCAGTCTGCACCAGCCCATAAGGGTACTTGGAAAATATGAAATGGTCAACTATCCTGTATTCGGCTGGATATACCGGGCCGCAGCTATTGTGGTAGACAGAAGCAGCCCTGAGAAGCGCGCCAAAAGTGTAAGGGCGCTCAAAGCAGCCCTGAAGCACGGCATATCGATTTTTATCTTCCCGGAAGGCACATTTAATGAGACCAGTGCACCGCTGAAAGACTTTTACGATGGTGCTTTTCGCATAGCCATCGAAACACAAACACCCATCAAACCTGTACTTTTTATTGATACCTTAGACCGTATGCACTGGCGTGGTTTTTTTGAGTTAACGCCCGGCAGGTGTGCAGCGGTGTACATGGATGAAATACCGGTACAGGGTTATACCATCAAAGAAATGCCTGCATTAAAACAACTCGTTCACCAAAAAATGGAAGCAGGGCTCAGGCGCTACAGGAATTATAATGTTCCCACATTGCAAAAGGCTGTTGATTAA
- the priA gene encoding replication restart helicase PriA, with the protein MQSSQSNTSLFSDADNTAALFAEVIIPLALPQNYTWRIPAHFQQSVQEGSRVEVQLKNKKYAGIIKTLHTNKPAAFEPREIMNVLDADPVVYGGQLALWQWIAGYYMCSEGEVMNAAVPANLKLSSESILIWNEEYGLDFSNLNDEEYLVAEALELKKELRLSEVQQILDVTHVYPVIKKLIEKRVCYVWEELKEKYKPKTETYIVLNPVYHNEDLLARLLNEWTKAPKQLELMLAYLHIIKAEGEVTQPALLKKANASTAQLKGLIDKKILVAEKRDTSRLPVLPKNMSLDFTLSAAQEAALEKVQQSFAEKQVCLLHGVTASGKTQLYIKLIAETIARGRQALYMLPEIALTAQIIRRLQKHFGGNIAIYHSKFNPNERVEIWNKIKSGEIKAVLGARSALLLPFKELGLIIVDEEHDSSYKQHDPAPRYHARDTAIYYASLHQARVLLGSATPAIETYHNALAGKYSLVELNERFGEGKMPGIEVVDLKQVPAKDKQKQMFSPQMKTAIEASLQQKKQVIIFQNRRGYTPYMICSVCGWIPQCQHCDVTLTYHKAKNKLACHYCGTVYPVINTCAACGSHSFMQKNFGTEKVEEVIMEDFPGARVARMDYDSVKGKHDHDSLIKLFEQQRVDILVGTQMVVKGLDFEHVNLVGILDADALLNFTDFRVNERAFQLMEQVSGRAGRKDDKGKVLIQVTNVLHPVLQFVQQHNYRLLYEYEITNRRHFFYPPFSRLIHITFRHKEKHIAEEAANLMVQGLQAFKSNISGPAEPVVNRVRNQYLQDILLKLPKDAATISNCKMQLHQQVIIIHTNKRYRSVDIIIDVDPA; encoded by the coding sequence ATGCAGTCATCTCAATCAAATACATCATTGTTTTCAGATGCGGACAACACTGCTGCACTCTTTGCTGAAGTAATTATACCGCTGGCATTGCCGCAGAACTATACATGGCGTATTCCTGCACATTTTCAACAATCGGTACAGGAAGGATCAAGGGTAGAAGTGCAACTGAAGAATAAGAAATATGCAGGTATTATCAAAACCCTGCACACCAATAAGCCTGCGGCCTTTGAGCCCAGGGAAATTATGAATGTGCTGGATGCAGATCCTGTTGTGTATGGCGGGCAACTGGCATTATGGCAATGGATAGCCGGTTATTATATGTGCAGCGAAGGCGAAGTAATGAATGCTGCTGTGCCTGCAAACCTTAAACTTTCGAGCGAAAGCATACTTATATGGAATGAAGAATATGGACTTGATTTCAGCAACTTGAATGATGAGGAATACCTTGTAGCAGAAGCATTGGAACTGAAAAAAGAACTGCGGCTGAGCGAGGTGCAGCAAATACTGGATGTAACGCATGTTTATCCTGTAATTAAGAAACTGATTGAAAAGCGTGTTTGCTATGTATGGGAAGAGCTGAAAGAAAAATACAAACCCAAAACAGAAACCTATATAGTACTCAATCCTGTTTACCACAACGAGGATTTACTGGCCCGGCTGCTCAACGAATGGACCAAAGCCCCAAAGCAGCTTGAACTGATGCTTGCCTACCTGCACATTATAAAAGCAGAAGGAGAAGTTACACAACCTGCGTTGCTCAAAAAAGCCAATGCCAGTACAGCACAGCTCAAAGGACTGATAGACAAAAAAATACTGGTTGCAGAAAAGAGAGATACCAGCCGCCTGCCGGTATTGCCAAAAAATATGTCGCTTGATTTTACTTTATCTGCCGCACAGGAAGCGGCGCTTGAAAAAGTACAACAATCATTTGCAGAAAAGCAGGTTTGCCTGCTGCATGGTGTAACTGCAAGTGGCAAAACGCAGCTTTACATCAAGCTGATTGCAGAAACGATTGCACGTGGCCGCCAGGCTTTGTATATGCTGCCGGAGATAGCACTTACAGCACAAATCATCCGGCGATTGCAAAAGCACTTTGGTGGCAATATTGCAATCTACCATTCCAAGTTTAATCCAAATGAGCGTGTTGAAATATGGAACAAGATAAAAAGCGGTGAGATAAAAGCGGTGCTTGGCGCCAGGTCTGCCCTGCTGTTGCCTTTTAAAGAACTGGGCCTTATAATTGTGGACGAAGAGCATGACAGCTCTTACAAACAACATGACCCTGCGCCACGCTACCATGCAAGAGATACGGCCATTTATTATGCCTCGCTTCATCAAGCCAGGGTTTTACTGGGCAGCGCAACGCCTGCTATAGAAACATACCACAATGCGCTTGCAGGCAAGTATAGTTTGGTTGAACTCAATGAAAGATTTGGTGAAGGAAAGATGCCCGGTATTGAAGTGGTAGATTTAAAGCAGGTACCTGCAAAAGACAAACAGAAGCAAATGTTTTCCCCACAAATGAAAACAGCCATCGAGGCTTCTTTACAGCAAAAAAAGCAGGTGATTATTTTTCAAAACCGCCGCGGTTACACGCCTTATATGATCTGCAGTGTGTGCGGCTGGATACCTCAATGTCAACATTGCGATGTTACGCTCACCTACCACAAAGCAAAGAATAAACTAGCCTGTCACTATTGTGGTACCGTGTACCCGGTAATAAACACCTGTGCTGCTTGCGGTAGCCATAGTTTTATGCAAAAAAACTTCGGCACAGAAAAAGTAGAAGAGGTAATAATGGAAGATTTCCCCGGTGCAAGGGTAGCCCGGATGGATTATGACAGCGTAAAAGGAAAGCATGATCACGACAGCCTGATAAAACTTTTTGAACAACAGCGCGTAGACATACTTGTGGGTACACAAATGGTGGTAAAAGGATTAGATTTTGAGCATGTAAACCTGGTAGGTATTCTCGATGCAGATGCATTGCTCAACTTTACCGATTTCAGGGTAAATGAGCGTGCTTTCCAGTTGATGGAGCAGGTAAGCGGCCGCGCCGGCAGAAAAGACGACAAAGGCAAAGTGCTTATACAGGTCACCAATGTGCTTCATCCCGTATTGCAGTTTGTACAACAGCACAATTACCGGTTGTTGTACGAGTATGAAATTACCAACCGCAGGCATTTTTTCTATCCGCCGTTTTCAAGGTTGATACACATTACTTTCAGGCATAAAGAAAAGCATATAGCCGAAGAAGCAGCCAATCTTATGGTGCAGGGGCTGCAGGCATTCAAAAGCAATATATCAGGCCCGGCAGAGCCCGTTGTAAACCGGGTGAGGAACCAGTACCTGCAGGATATATTACTCAAATTACCGAAAGATGCCGCCACGATCAGCAATTGTAAAATGCAGTTGCACCAACAGGTGATCATTATACATACGAATAAACGTTACAGGAGCGTAGACATTATTATTGATGTGGACCCCGCCTGA
- a CDS encoding FKBP-type peptidyl-prolyl cis-trans isomerase, with protein MKQLFLAFLALAIIGLSCKKETQDCGTVNTTAPASEVEALRQYLDTNNITATEDPRGFFYVIQNAGSGNKPTICNAVQVGYTGKLTNGTVFDSSTSAGFYLSGLIPGWQEGIPLIAAGGSITLYIPPSLGYGGSAVGSIPANSILIFDINLQAVY; from the coding sequence ATGAAACAACTATTTCTTGCTTTTCTTGCGTTAGCGATCATCGGTTTGTCCTGTAAAAAAGAAACGCAGGATTGTGGTACCGTAAACACCACAGCACCTGCATCAGAAGTAGAAGCTTTGCGCCAATACCTCGACACGAATAATATTACTGCTACAGAAGACCCAAGGGGTTTTTTCTACGTTATTCAAAATGCCGGCTCGGGTAATAAGCCTACCATCTGCAATGCTGTGCAGGTTGGCTATACAGGTAAGCTTACAAACGGAACGGTGTTCGACAGCAGCACCAGTGCAGGGTTCTACCTTTCCGGTTTAATTCCCGGCTGGCAGGAAGGTATACCGCTGATAGCCGCCGGCGGCTCCATTACGCTTTACATACCACCATCGCTCGGGTATGGCGGCAGCGCTGTAGGAAGTATACCTGCCAACTCCATACTTATCTTCGATATTAACCTGCAGGCTGTGTATTAG
- the der gene encoding ribosome biogenesis GTPase Der: MLHTSRINHTAVALKHYIMSFTVAIVGRPNVGKSTLFNRLLEQRKAIVDDISGVTRDRQYGVAEWNGKTFNVIDTGGFVPQSEDIFETEIRKQVRIAIDEADCLIFMTDAAIGITDLDDSMADVLRRSSKPVLLTVNKVDNNERLLSGSEFYSLGFEHVFFVSSMSGSGTGELLDAVTALITTDESEETERQGELPKIAIIGQPNVGKSSLLNALIGQERTIVSDIAGTTRDTIHTHYNLFNKEFILIDTAGIRKKNKEKDDLEFYSVIRAIRAMDEADICLLMLDAAKGITAQDVNIFSLAARKGKGLVVLVNKWDLLEKSTNTARDYEKQLKEKIAPFTDVPVIFISAKEKTRIFKVIEVALEVFENKTRKIPTSKLNDVMLKAIEAYHAPVVRGHAVKIKFVTQLPTVVPSFAFFANFPDDIKMPYKNYLENQLRQNFKLSGVPVRIFFRKK, translated from the coding sequence ATGCTGCACACATCCCGCATCAATCATACAGCGGTGGCATTAAAGCATTACATTATGAGTTTTACAGTAGCAATAGTAGGCAGACCAAATGTTGGCAAGAGCACATTGTTCAACCGTTTACTGGAACAACGCAAGGCCATTGTTGATGATATCAGTGGCGTAACCCGCGATCGCCAGTATGGTGTTGCCGAGTGGAACGGTAAAACTTTCAATGTTATAGATACCGGTGGTTTTGTACCACAGAGTGAAGACATATTTGAAACAGAAATCCGCAAACAGGTACGCATAGCTATTGATGAAGCCGATTGCCTTATATTCATGACAGATGCGGCCATTGGCATTACAGACCTTGACGATAGTATGGCAGATGTTTTACGCCGCTCTTCCAAACCCGTACTCCTTACCGTAAACAAAGTAGATAATAATGAACGCCTGCTTTCAGGCTCTGAATTTTACAGCCTTGGGTTTGAACATGTATTTTTCGTAAGCAGTATGAGTGGCAGCGGAACGGGCGAACTGCTCGATGCTGTTACTGCACTTATTACAACAGATGAATCTGAAGAAACCGAGCGCCAGGGCGAGCTGCCAAAAATTGCCATCATAGGACAGCCAAATGTTGGTAAATCTTCCCTGCTCAACGCATTGATAGGCCAGGAACGTACCATTGTAAGCGATATTGCAGGTACCACAAGAGATACCATTCACACCCACTACAATCTCTTTAATAAAGAATTTATTTTAATTGACACGGCAGGCATACGCAAAAAAAACAAAGAGAAAGATGACCTCGAGTTCTATTCTGTAATACGCGCTATACGTGCCATGGACGAAGCAGACATTTGCCTGCTGATGCTGGACGCAGCAAAAGGAATAACTGCGCAGGACGTTAATATTTTCTCTCTTGCAGCAAGAAAAGGCAAAGGCCTTGTTGTGCTGGTAAACAAGTGGGACCTCCTGGAAAAATCTACCAATACCGCCAGGGATTATGAGAAACAACTCAAAGAAAAAATTGCACCGTTTACTGATGTACCGGTAATATTTATTTCTGCAAAAGAAAAGACCCGCATTTTCAAAGTAATAGAGGTTGCACTGGAAGTATTTGAAAACAAAACCCGCAAAATACCTACCAGCAAACTGAACGATGTTATGCTGAAAGCAATAGAAGCATACCACGCGCCTGTTGTACGCGGACATGCCGTAAAAATTAAATTTGTAACACAACTACCCACCGTAGTTCCCTCTTTCGCATTCTTTGCCAACTTCCCCGATGATATAAAAATGCCTTACAAAAATTATCTCGAAAACCAGTTACGCCAAAACTTTAAGCTTAGCGGCGTGCCTGTAAGAATATTTTTCAGGAAGAAATAA
- the era gene encoding GTPase Era produces MKAGFVNIFGKPNAGKSTLLNALLGEKLAIISPKVQTTRHRIKGFLTEPGKYQLIFSDTPGIIQPKYKLQERMMQSVKSALEDADVALLMADVADNREENNNLFASLNLKVPCIVVLNKIDKLGDKRINDAAIFYKSQPYCKKLVQISALQKAHIDELINAILEYLPEGEPFYPEDDMTDLPTKFFVGEMVREKIFELFGDEIPYHTAVMVNEFKEKDTLVKIQADIIVQRESQKGILLGEGGKMIKQLGTLARQDIEKFLQQKVFLQLFIKVRPKWRDNELHLKEYGY; encoded by the coding sequence TTGAAAGCAGGATTTGTAAACATATTCGGCAAACCAAACGCAGGCAAGAGCACCTTGCTCAATGCGCTGTTGGGCGAAAAGCTGGCTATCATCTCACCCAAAGTACAAACAACAAGGCACCGTATCAAAGGCTTTCTTACAGAACCTGGCAAATACCAGCTGATATTTTCTGATACACCCGGCATCATACAACCAAAATATAAGCTGCAGGAAAGAATGATGCAATCTGTAAAAAGCGCATTGGAAGATGCTGATGTGGCATTGCTTATGGCGGATGTGGCCGATAACAGGGAAGAGAACAATAACCTGTTTGCCTCCTTAAACCTCAAAGTGCCGTGCATTGTTGTACTGAATAAAATTGATAAACTGGGCGATAAGCGCATCAACGATGCAGCAATCTTTTACAAAAGCCAGCCTTATTGCAAAAAACTGGTGCAAATATCTGCGCTGCAGAAAGCCCATATCGATGAACTGATCAATGCCATACTGGAATATTTGCCGGAAGGGGAACCTTTTTACCCGGAAGATGATATGACAGACCTGCCCACTAAATTTTTTGTGGGTGAAATGGTCAGGGAAAAAATTTTTGAATTGTTTGGTGATGAGATCCCCTACCATACGGCGGTAATGGTAAATGAGTTCAAAGAAAAAGATACACTGGTAAAAATACAGGCAGATATAATTGTACAACGGGAAAGCCAAAAGGGCATTCTGCTTGGCGAAGGTGGAAAAATGATCAAACAACTGGGAACACTTGCCCGGCAGGACATAGAAAAGTTCCTGCAACAGAAAGTATTTTTGCAGCTCTTTATTAAAGTAAGGCCCAAGTGGAGAGACAATGAGCTGCATTTGAAAGAATATGGTTATTAA